In Halorussus salilacus, a single genomic region encodes these proteins:
- a CDS encoding acyl-CoA dehydrogenase family protein gives MVTRDTVGLTDQQRLVRDSIRDICDDFEAEYWRSQDADGEYPHEFVDALADHGWFGALIPEEYDGAGMSTEEVVVMMEEIAASGGGFSGAQAVHGAIYNSVPIVKYGSESLKRDLLPRVADGEVSIQAFGLTEPNAGSESTAIETRAERDGDEYVIDGQKIWISRVDASDYIVLMARTTPREEVEKRTRGLTMFLVDLEEAYEQGGLQIEQIDKTASNFVHSYEMWFEDLRVPADAVIGEKGEGFYQMLDGLNEERLVIAAECVGLGELAVEAGVDYADQREVFGRRIGKNQAIQHPLAEAYARVQAAKQMVYSAARALASGDEDAKALGARANMAKFLAADAAFEAADAAVQTHGGFGVAREYDVERYLREARLTRLVPITQELVLNYIGENVLGLPRSY, from the coding sequence ATGGTAACGAGAGACACTGTGGGACTCACGGACCAACAACGTCTGGTTCGTGACTCCATACGCGATATCTGCGACGACTTCGAGGCCGAGTACTGGCGCTCCCAAGACGCCGACGGGGAGTACCCCCACGAGTTCGTCGATGCGCTCGCCGACCACGGTTGGTTCGGCGCGCTGATTCCCGAGGAATACGACGGTGCGGGGATGTCCACCGAGGAGGTCGTCGTGATGATGGAAGAGATCGCCGCCAGCGGCGGCGGATTCAGCGGTGCGCAGGCGGTCCACGGAGCCATCTACAACTCCGTTCCCATCGTGAAGTACGGGAGCGAATCACTCAAGCGCGACCTCCTCCCGCGAGTCGCCGATGGCGAGGTCTCGATACAGGCGTTCGGCCTCACCGAACCCAACGCCGGGTCGGAGTCGACCGCTATCGAAACGCGCGCGGAGCGCGACGGTGACGAGTACGTCATCGACGGACAGAAAATCTGGATCTCGCGAGTCGATGCGAGCGACTACATCGTGCTGATGGCCAGGACGACGCCCCGCGAGGAAGTCGAGAAGCGGACTCGCGGATTGACGATGTTCCTCGTCGACCTAGAAGAGGCTTACGAACAGGGCGGACTCCAGATAGAGCAGATCGACAAGACCGCGAGCAACTTCGTCCACTCATACGAGATGTGGTTCGAGGACCTCCGCGTCCCGGCCGACGCGGTCATCGGAGAGAAGGGCGAGGGCTTCTACCAGATGCTCGACGGCCTGAACGAGGAGCGACTCGTCATCGCCGCCGAGTGCGTCGGGCTCGGCGAACTCGCTGTCGAAGCAGGTGTCGATTACGCCGACCAGCGAGAGGTGTTCGGCCGACGAATCGGAAAGAACCAGGCGATTCAGCACCCGCTGGCGGAGGCGTACGCACGCGTTCAGGCAGCGAAGCAGATGGTGTACAGCGCCGCGAGAGCGCTCGCGAGCGGCGACGAAGACGCGAAGGCGCTCGGTGCGCGCGCCAACATGGCGAAGTTCCTCGCGGCCGACGCGGCGTTCGAGGCCGCCGATGCCGCGGTCCAGACCCACGGAGGGTTCGGGGTCGCCCGCGAGTACGACGTCGAGCGCTACCTCCGGGAAGCCAGATTGACGCGGCTGGTACCGATAACCCAAGAGCTCGTGCTCAACTACATCGGCGAGAACGTCCTCGGTCTCCCGAGGTCGTACTGA
- a CDS encoding MaoC family dehydratase — translation MTDDHSDDTDRRLVEGWQGRYFEDFEVGDVYKHPYGRTVTETDNVWFTNLTMNLNPMHFNEAYAADTEFGERLVDGTFVIALAVGMSVIDVSANATANLGYDDIRHHAPVYHGDTIFAESEVLKKRESDYRDHVGIVTTELRAYNQDDDLVLSLERTPMVLKREYAQPSAARPTGWPEGIGTQPEDLG, via the coding sequence ATGACCGACGACCACAGCGACGACACCGACCGCCGACTCGTGGAGGGCTGGCAAGGCCGCTACTTCGAGGACTTCGAGGTCGGCGACGTGTACAAACACCCCTACGGACGGACCGTGACCGAGACCGACAACGTGTGGTTCACCAACCTCACGATGAACCTCAATCCGATGCACTTCAACGAGGCGTACGCCGCCGACACCGAGTTCGGCGAGCGCCTCGTCGACGGCACCTTCGTCATCGCGCTGGCGGTCGGGATGAGCGTCATCGACGTCTCGGCGAACGCCACCGCCAACCTCGGCTACGACGACATCCGCCACCACGCGCCGGTCTACCACGGCGACACCATCTTCGCCGAGAGCGAGGTGCTGAAAAAGCGCGAGAGCGACTACCGGGACCACGTCGGCATCGTGACCACCGAACTCCGGGCGTACAATCAGGACGACGACCTCGTCCTCTCGCTCGAACGCACTCCGATGGTGCTCAAACGCGAGTACGCACAGCCCTCGGCGGCCCGGCCGACGGGGTGGCCCGAGGGAATCGGGACCCAGCCCGAGGACCTCGGATAA
- a CDS encoding ParA family protein, with translation MLTYTTYSEAGGVGKTTLSANLARAHSDHGHRVLVVDLDPQDGCLSYLLGVDENRSDEDADTIVHHMIDRGDDFDGLIRTTEGIDVVPSHNMLERLGDLLEKAASIAEQTGESFSKYGRLRHVLAANDIPEKYDVLIVDPPATSGPHLYNAIDATRSLVVPVEPSGKGGESITGLESVVAGIESNLDIDVGVLATVVNRFEGTNDQEAVLDEVADMPYSNPVTLRKRASLFEGCWTKQCSAFEYVDEHRDRERDHERETLDKLDDLAAYLEERGGL, from the coding sequence ATGCTAACGTACACGACGTACAGCGAGGCTGGCGGTGTCGGGAAGACCACGCTATCGGCCAATCTCGCGCGCGCTCACAGCGACCACGGCCACCGGGTCCTCGTCGTCGACCTCGATCCGCAGGACGGCTGTCTCTCGTATCTCCTCGGTGTCGACGAAAACCGTAGCGACGAGGACGCCGACACCATCGTCCACCACATGATCGACCGCGGGGACGATTTCGATGGCCTGATTCGCACGACCGAGGGGATCGACGTCGTGCCGAGCCACAACATGCTCGAACGCCTCGGAGATCTCTTGGAGAAGGCCGCCTCGATTGCTGAACAGACCGGCGAGTCCTTCTCGAAGTACGGCCGTCTCCGACACGTCCTCGCGGCGAACGATATCCCCGAGAAGTACGACGTCCTGATCGTCGACCCGCCCGCGACGAGCGGTCCGCACCTCTACAACGCCATCGACGCGACGCGGAGTCTGGTCGTCCCGGTCGAACCGAGCGGGAAAGGCGGCGAGTCCATCACCGGACTGGAATCCGTCGTCGCGGGCATCGAATCGAACCTCGACATCGACGTCGGCGTGCTGGCGACCGTCGTGAACCGCTTCGAGGGAACGAACGACCAGGAGGCGGTCCTCGACGAGGTCGCCGACATGCCCTATTCCAATCCCGTCACGCTCCGGAAGCGGGCGAGTCTCTTCGAAGGCTGTTGGACGAAGCAGTGTAGCGCGTTCGAATACGTCGACGAGCATCGCGACCGAGAGCGTGACCACGAACGAGAGACGCTCGACAAGCTTGACGACCTCGCGGCGTATCTGGAGGAGCGTGGTGGGCTATGA
- a CDS encoding MmgE/PrpD family protein, with product MASPETRLGAFVTDLEFDRLSDGEVETVRRAFVDTTGVALAGAMEGAGEATYRQAGIDPKDATPGELLGIDADEPPSEVALRLGTASHALDYDDLSWRMDGHPSVTLIPALFALAEEADATGSELLTAYAAGFEAECAIAGPISPDHYESGWHATATFGPFGAAAAASKLLGLDADQIGRALGVAASMPAGLKRNFGSMTKPLHAGLAARSGVTAAKLAEDGFTADRTPVSGDRGFWDLYGPDDRSEFELPNRRVLETDGIHVKAYPCCYFTHTSIAAAQALTGENEVDPEEVRRVDVRASRGAADALHHADPETGLEAKFSMEYAVASGVVRDRVGLSTFEDGALDDPQMQRVRERVDFSVDSSLPYDSHEAEVTLVTDEDTFERRQSDPPGTHRDPLTDGELRAKFDECARRAIPAEQVRGLYETLSRLETVSHPVDALTSGR from the coding sequence ATGGCTTCTCCGGAGACGCGGCTCGGCGCGTTCGTTACGGACCTCGAGTTCGACCGGTTGTCCGATGGCGAGGTCGAGACGGTCCGACGCGCGTTCGTCGATACGACCGGCGTTGCTCTCGCAGGTGCGATGGAGGGCGCGGGCGAAGCAACGTACCGACAAGCCGGTATCGATCCGAAGGACGCTACTCCCGGTGAACTGCTCGGAATCGACGCCGACGAACCGCCTTCGGAAGTAGCGCTCCGATTGGGGACCGCGAGCCACGCGCTCGACTACGACGACCTATCTTGGAGGATGGACGGCCACCCGAGCGTGACCCTGATTCCGGCGCTCTTCGCGCTCGCCGAGGAGGCCGACGCGACCGGTTCCGAGTTACTGACGGCGTACGCGGCCGGGTTCGAGGCCGAGTGTGCGATAGCCGGACCGATCAGTCCGGACCACTACGAGTCGGGCTGGCACGCCACGGCCACGTTCGGGCCATTCGGCGCCGCCGCGGCCGCGAGCAAACTGCTCGGACTGGACGCAGACCAGATAGGTCGAGCGCTCGGGGTCGCCGCGTCGATGCCCGCCGGACTCAAGCGCAACTTCGGTTCGATGACGAAGCCGCTCCACGCGGGACTCGCCGCCCGCTCGGGAGTGACCGCCGCGAAGCTGGCTGAGGACGGATTCACTGCCGACCGGACCCCGGTCAGCGGGGACCGCGGGTTCTGGGACCTCTACGGTCCCGACGACCGCTCGGAGTTCGAACTGCCGAACCGACGAGTACTGGAGACCGACGGCATTCACGTCAAAGCGTATCCCTGCTGTTATTTCACCCATACCAGCATCGCCGCGGCTCAGGCCCTGACCGGCGAGAACGAGGTCGACCCCGAGGAAGTCCGTCGCGTCGACGTTCGTGCATCCCGGGGCGCAGCCGACGCGCTCCACCACGCCGACCCCGAGACCGGCCTCGAAGCGAAGTTCTCGATGGAGTACGCAGTCGCGAGCGGCGTCGTCCGGGACCGGGTCGGCCTATCGACGTTCGAAGACGGCGCGCTTGACGACCCGCAAATGCAACGGGTCCGTGAGCGCGTCGACTTCTCGGTCGACTCGTCGCTGCCGTACGATTCGCACGAAGCGGAAGTGACCCTCGTCACCGACGAGGACACGTTCGAGCGGCGTCAATCGGACCCGCCCGGGACTCACCGTGACCCGCTCACCGACGGGGAGTTGCGTGCGAAGTTCGATGAATGCGCACGACGAGCGATTCCGGCCGAACAGGTACGTGGGTTGTACGAGACGCTGTCTCGTCTCGAAACCGTTTCGCATCCCGTGGATGCGCTCACCAGCGGCCGATAA
- a CDS encoding SDR family NAD(P)-dependent oxidoreductase, producing the protein MLENKVAIVTGGSTGIGKATATKYLEYGAEVVIANRSADAGQEVAEELDCDFTQCDVAEYEQLEALVEATVEKYGQLDVMVNNAGIGRVGAVEDMSLDDWHDVMRINLNGVMHGTRAAMPYLKESEGRIINVASIYGLVAGPGATAYSTAKGGIVNFTRSVAVDYAKQNVRVNSICPGFVETPMTEPNFGDEEFYEYVHGQTPMGRVAQPDEIAGLAMFLASDEASYITGANIPVDGGWTAQ; encoded by the coding sequence ATGCTTGAGAACAAAGTCGCAATTGTCACCGGCGGCTCGACGGGAATCGGCAAAGCAACTGCTACCAAGTATCTCGAGTATGGTGCCGAAGTAGTGATTGCAAACCGCTCGGCTGATGCGGGTCAAGAAGTTGCTGAGGAACTCGACTGTGACTTCACCCAGTGTGACGTCGCAGAGTACGAACAGCTCGAAGCGCTCGTCGAAGCCACCGTCGAGAAGTACGGACAACTGGACGTGATGGTAAACAACGCGGGAATCGGTAGAGTCGGGGCAGTCGAGGATATGTCACTTGATGACTGGCACGACGTAATGCGGATTAATTTAAACGGCGTCATGCACGGAACGCGAGCGGCAATGCCCTATCTGAAGGAATCCGAAGGAAGAATCATCAACGTCGCGTCGATCTATGGTCTCGTCGCTGGTCCGGGAGCGACTGCCTATTCGACGGCCAAGGGCGGTATCGTCAACTTCACACGGTCGGTCGCGGTCGATTACGCCAAACAGAACGTTCGAGTCAATAGCATCTGTCCGGGATTCGTCGAGACGCCAATGACCGAGCCGAACTTTGGGGACGAAGAGTTCTATGAGTACGTTCACGGACAGACCCCGATGGGGCGGGTCGCCCAACCAGATGAGATCGCCGGTCTCGCGATGTTTCTCGCCTCTGATGAGGCTTCGTACATTACGGGAGCGAATATTCCCGTCGATGGTGGGTGGACGGCACAGTGA